The genomic interval GACCATGATCGTCGCCGCCCCGCTGAGCACGGCGAACAGGGCGAAGACCCAGCTCTCGTGGCCCAGCGCCGTCACGCCCGCGCCGAGCAGCGGGCCGACGACCTGGCCGATGCGCATCATGCCGCCGAACAGGGTCATCCCCCGCGCGCGGACGGCCGCGGGCAGCGCCCCTCCGAGATAGGACTGGCGCCCGAGCGCCCACACCTGGGAGCTCGTGGCCATCACCACGAGCAGCACGACGAGCATGACGCGGTGGACGAGGGTCGGCCCCTCGGCGAGTCCGCGGCCGATGACCACGAGCGCCACGAGGTTGGTGATGACGAGCACCACGCCCGTGCCCACGAGCGCCCGCTGCGCGCCCACGCGGTCCATGAGCCGACCCGAGGGGATGGGGCCCAGGACCGCGGCGATGCCGAAGACCAGCGTGATCGCGGCCGTCATCGGCACGGAGAACCCCAGCGCGAGCGCGAGCAGAGGGATCACGGGAAGCAGCGCGTTGCTGCCCGAGGCCTCGATGAGGGTGGGTGCGTACACCGGGCCGACGAGGGAGCGGATCACGCTGCGGGCGTCCTCCCCTCCGAGCCTCTCGGGGGCGGAGGAGGGGCGCGATGTCACGCCCTTACTCTCCCATCGGATCGTTCGCCAGGGCAAAGACCGTCCATCCGCGCGGGAGGACGGGGCGGACGGGGAGGGCCCGGGGCGCCCGGTGGCGGGATACCCGCGGGTCACCTCCGGGATACCGTGGTCCCATGAGCAGCGCGCGCCCCGACCCCACCCCCGTCCACCCTCGGATCGCGGTGTTCGGGGCCGACGGGCTGCTCGGCGAGGCCGTCGCCCGCGACGCGCTGCTGCGCTCCCTCGAGGTGGTGAGCGCCGCCGAGGATCCCTCGCGGCTCGCGCGCATCTCCCCCGCCCAGATGCTCGTGCGCATCGACCCGGGCGACCCGGTCGGCCTGCTCGACGCGCTCGAGGGCGCCGACGCCGTCGTCCTCGCCCTCGATCCCGACACCGCCGCGGCAGGCCGCTCCGCGGACGCGGGCCCCGGCGCGGACGATGTCGACCTGGTCATGAGCGTGATCCGCGGGATGCGCCGACGCCACGTCCCCCGGCTCGTCGCCTCGTCCTCGCTCGCCCTGCACGGCGATCCCGCGGCCCCGCGCGTGGACCGCTCGCTGCGCCGCGTGCTCGGGGAGCTCGGGCGCGAGCTGCGCGGGGCCGCGGACCAAGCGGCGCGCGCCCGCGATCTGCGCCGCTGCGAGATGCTCGTGGCGGGCAGCGGCCTGGACTGGACGCTGCTGCGCGCCGGTCGGCTCACCGATCTTCTCGGCACGCGCTCGCCCCGCCTGGTGCGGGCCGACGGCGCGGCGGCCGATCCGCAGGACCCGCGCACCCGTGCGATCCCGCGCGAGGACCTCGCCCGGGCGCTCGTGGACCAGGCGCTCGTCGCGGGTGATCCGCGCGCCCGGGTGCGGGCGGTCGCCGTCGACTCCTGAGCCGGCCGCTCCTGACCCGGACGCCCCGGAGCCGGCCGCGTCCGCTCAGACGGCGGCGGGGCTCGCCCCGCCGTAGGCGGCGGTGGTCGCGATCTCTCCCCGCCGGGCCTGGTCGGGATCGGTGCCCGCCGCGGTCGAGGCGGCGGCCCAGCGGATCGACCAGGCGCGCAAGAACCCGCGGCCCTCGTCGC from Brachybacterium kimchii carries:
- a CDS encoding NAD(P)-dependent oxidoreductase; amino-acid sequence: MSSARPDPTPVHPRIAVFGADGLLGEAVARDALLRSLEVVSAAEDPSRLARISPAQMLVRIDPGDPVGLLDALEGADAVVLALDPDTAAAGRSADAGPGADDVDLVMSVIRGMRRRHVPRLVASSSLALHGDPAAPRVDRSLRRVLGELGRELRGAADQAARARDLRRCEMLVAGSGLDWTLLRAGRLTDLLGTRSPRLVRADGAAADPQDPRTRAIPREDLARALVDQALVAGDPRARVRAVAVDS